From one Plasmodium malariae genome assembly, chromosome: 12 genomic stretch:
- the PmUG01_12032100 gene encoding SAM-dependent RNA methyltransferase, putative produces MQTKYIVEHLDELEEWCALEYIHICEIIKDENAIFTKFDKQFSDISSVHKPTCYEKPIRELRHLFDWNKVCLLDMKAKDILKCEDKDKINFLLFGGILGNVPSDDRTSELRKLNFPLSRNLGNMQMTTNTAVLVCYIILNDKVELEDIPFVDNPEVVLRNNKESIMLPFRFVSMYYYTKCESDKTVPVLPRNFKDYLIRLGDQQYDDVDMSVF; encoded by the coding sequence ATGCAGACTAAGTACATTGTGGAACACCTGGACGAGTTGGAGGAATGGTGCGCGCTtgagtacatacatatatgtgaaaTAATTAAGGATGAAAATgcaatatttacaaaattcgACAAACAGTTTAGTGATATATCAAGCGTACACAAACCGACGTGTTATGAAAAGCCTATACGTGAGTTAAGGCATCTATTTGATTGGAATAAAGTGTGTTTACTCGATATGAAAGcaaaagatatattaaaatgtgaagataaagataaaataaactttttattatttggaGGTATTCTAGGAAATGTTCCATCAGATGATAGAACATCCGAATTAAGGAAATTAAATTTCCCTTTATCGAGAAACTTAGGTAATATGCAGATGACTACAAATACAGCGGTACTTGtgtgttatattattttaaatgataaagtCGAGTTAGAAGATATCCCATTTGTTGATAATCCAGAAGTTGTTCTACGGAATAATAAAGAGTCAATAATGCTTCCTTTTCGTTTTGTTTCGATGTATTACTACACAAAATGTGAAAGCGATAAGACTGTTCCTGTGCTACcaagaaattttaaagacTATTTAATAAGGTTAGGTGATCAACAATACGATGATGTAGATATGTCTGTTTTTTGA
- the PmUG01_12032200 gene encoding nucleotidyltransferase, putative, with protein MDDSFYFLHNEEESEQVKEAKFELHNALKRNRARTNRTSKPMRESSNVIPLVEKKTQNLTGMKEMNAFICGAKTTQNQPAVFKVTKGGKAGHFYGNNDSATNNNGSNNKNSGGNNDSNVLMDHSEENQKYQNAISKNNELFKEKGADCAKAGRSREAGMGKHGKDQRKAYSPEEGGKNGTTIAGTITDGTAALDPTANNLSDNGHNSTGGSVKSDRAGTTGERNKRKWVNESEESTGKKKSKHEYENISKQRSCSIGDKTVISINSENRILSDISEFSSSPMTDYSSSTNYLSSNPKQEQYMSTDKKKTPFYSLSPGNKKENDRDVRGLNKVNAFGGVKGWKGKGQKSSAHNTADRNCGSNGNNGNSGNSGNSGNSGNSGKSSWSGKSSRSRDRAKERMNKLMGKDKKILSKFRMNYNRLTEGEQKYYKYMMKKLNIRYDSRKHVFYTDGMFTKNFAKIMEKERGNYDYLGYVEYACFYILEWLTPTKEEKLLKEKALMKLEVVVKSIFSKARMEVFGSFVTGLSIPGSDVDVCFMNIDGEEINILNIIAYTLIKLNMNTDIRIIKDAKVKILKYTDKETGVQVDICINQKSSRETTEFIQNKMKEYVYLRPIVLLLKFFLNTRSLNETYTGGIGSFLLCCMVLHFLQLHESTFDTTVYNNTYIAKLLIEFFNFYSIDYNINYKCSVLRGLGHVMPRYMRKEFQHDNRLCFENPVNPSHNIGQNAYKIRYIFNLFTLNFCTLIELIKRLKKSKNFTTHNRGQKHTRQQQKDEAIRATSTCVGENNTNANSTYVDGNKMNVNFIFPLFFANFINSDHIVFTKRVKANFPAADWNINHFDFAFSKEEKNKLFEMLCEDLSTFLDNSSSCRMVDLFSTMDGMFSFSFDVYNNIFKHA; from the coding sequence ATGGACGATTCGTTTTACTTTTTGCATAATGAAGAAGAATCAGAGCAAGTGAAGGAAGCTAAATTTGAGCTTCACAACGCTCTAAAGAGAAACAGAGCACGGACAAATAGAACAAGTAAACCTATGAGGGAGTCCTCAAATGTAATTCCCCTTGTCGAAAAGAAAACGCAGAATTTGACTGGAATGAAAGAAATGAATGCATTTATCTGTGGAGCGAAAACTACGCAGAATCAGCCAGCAGTCTTTAAGGTGACAAAGGGGGGGAAGGCAGGCCATTTTTACGGAAACAACGATAGTGCTACTAACAATAatggtagtaataataaaaacagtgGTGGTAATAATGACAGTAATGTGTTAATGGACCACTCGGAAGAGAACCAAAAATATCAAAACGCCATCtctaaaaataatgaattatttaaGGAGAAAGGAGCTGACTGTGCAAAAGCAGGGCGATCGAGGGAAGCTGGAATGGGTAAACATGGAAAGGACCAAAGAAAAGCATACAGCCCAGAGGAAGGAGGTAAAAACGGTACTACTATAGCCGGTACTATTACAGATGGTACTGCTGCTTTAGATCCCACGGCTAACAACCTTAGTGATAACGGACACAACAGCACAGGTGGTAGTGTTAAATCTGATAGAGCTGGTACCACAGGCGAAAGGAACAAAAGAAAATGGGTCAACGAGTCTGAAGAAAGCacagggaaaaaaaaatcaaaacatgaatatgaaaatattagtaAGCAAAGGAGTTGCTCTATAGGAGATAAGACTGTTATTTCGATAAATTCAGAGAATAGAATATTATCTGATATTAGTGAATTCTCTAGTTCGCCAATGACTGACTATTCTTCATCAACGAATTACTTATCGAGTAATCCAAAACAGGAGCAATACATGTCAACGGATAAGAAAAAGACTcccttttattctttatcacctggaaataaaaaagagaatgaCAGAGATGTAAGGGGTTTAAACAAAGTAAATGCGTTTGGAGGTGTGAAGGGGTGGAAAGGAAAAGGGCAAAAAAGTAGTGCACACAATACGGCCGACAGAAATTGTGGTAGTAATGGTAATAATGGCAACAGTGGCAATAGTGGTAATAGTGGTAATAGTGGTAATAGTGGCAAAAGTAGCTGGAGTGGAAAAAGTAGCCGTAGTAGAGACAGAGCTAAGGAAAGAATGAACAAGCTAATgggaaaagataaaaaaattctaagTAAATTTAGAATGAACTACAATAGACTGACAGAGGGAGAACagaaatattacaaatacaTGATGAAAAAGCTAAACATAAGATATGATTCAAGGAAACATGTCTTTTACACAGATGGTATGTTTACtaaaaattttgcaaaaataatggaaaaagaaagaggTAATTATGATTATCTAGGTTATGTTGAGTATgcatgtttttatatattagaatgGCTAACCCCAAcaaaggaagaaaaattattgaaaGAAAAAGCCTTAATGAAGTTAGAAGTAGTCGTGAAATCAATTTTTTCCAAAGCTCGAATGGAAGTATTTGGATCATTTGTTACTGGTTTATCTATTCCTGGAAGTGATGTTGATGTTTGCTTTATGAATATAGATGGAGAAGAgattaatattttgaatataattgcttatacattaataaaattaaatatgaacacagatataagaataattaaaGATGCTAAAGTTAAGATATTGAAATATACAGATAAAGAAACAGGTGTACAAGtagatatatgtattaacCAAAAATCTTCAAGAGAGACTACAgaatttatacaaaataaaatgaaagagTACGTTTATTTACGACCAATAGTTttgcttttaaaattttttctaaatacaAGAAGTTTAAATGAAACATATACAGGAGGTATTGGatcatttcttttatgttGTATGGTATTGCATTTTCTTCAATTACATGAATCTACATTTGATACAACTGTTTATAATAACACGTATATAGCAAAACTGCTTAtcgaattttttaatttctatagtattgattataatattaactatAAATGTTCTGTACTAAGAGGGTTAGGTCATGTTATGCCAAGATATATGAGAAAAGAATTCCAACATGACAATCGTCTTTGTTTTGAAAATCCAGTTAATCCATCTCATAATATAGGACAGAATGCCTATAAAATTagatatatctttaatttatttactcTAAATTTCTGTACCCTAATAGAACTAATTAAAAGATTAAAGAAGAGCAAGAACTTTACTACTCATAACAGGGGTCAGAAGCACACACGCCAGCAGCAAAAGGACGAGGCAATAAGGGCAACTAGTACATGTGTCGGGGAAAATAACACGAATGCAAATAGTACATACGTGGACGGAAACAAAATGAACGTTAATTTTATCTTCCCCCTATTTTTTGCAAACTTTATTAATTCTGACCATATTGTTTTTACAAAAAGGGTTAAGGCAAACTTCCCAGCAGCTGACTGGAACATCAACCACTTTGATTTTGCTTTTTcgaaagaggaaaaaaataaattatttgagATGCTTTGTGAAGACTTATCTACATTTTTAGATAACAGCAGCTCTTGCCGTATGGTCGATTTGTTTTCAACCATGGACGGaatgttttccttttccttcgACGTGTACAACAATATATTCAAGCACGCATAG
- the TRAPPC2 gene encoding trafficking protein particle complex subunit 2, putative — protein MNRNTGINSSGICQVLVLTIIGKGDIPIYEVDLSINGKKDISEHLAQFIIHQSLDSLDEVVWKSTNMFLKTIDSFNNYSVSAYCTPGHIKFLLLYKNKNEISNSAYANNIHIPSDESIRAFFETVHENYIKVLLNPLYEPNGIITSSLFDQNVHLAAKRFLHQ, from the coding sequence aTGAATAGAAATACAGGCATAAATTCCAGTGGCATATGTCAAGTTTTGGTTTTAACGATAATAGGAAAAGGTGATATCCCTATATACGAAGTAGATTTGTccataaatggaaaaaaagatatatctgAACATTTAGCTCAATTCATAATTCATCAGTCGTTAGATTCATTAGATGAAGTAGTTTGGAAAAGCacaaatatgtttttaaaaactatTGACTCGTTTAATAATTACAGTGTATCAGCTTACTGTACACCTGGTCATATAAAATTcttgttattatataaaaataaaaatgaaataagtaATTCGGCATATGCCAACAACATACATATACCTTCTGATGAAAGTATTAGAGCCTTTTTCGAAACAGTTCatgaaaattacataaaagtTCTACTAAACCCGTTGTACGAGCCTAACGGAATTATAACCAGTTCCCTGTTCGATCAGAACGTTCACCTTGCGGCAAAGAGGTTCTTACACCAGTGA
- the PmUG01_12032400 gene encoding conserved Plasmodium protein, unknown function, whose translation MKKKKKSIDKKAWKDALINLEELERNKYSLTRDTINERLRPEPEIIENILEELENKIRHYFNLYQIEKEKRTCSEKNNYFLQKEVYNAYASLEKNKIYTKKLEDKLNNIKENQNSLIDTVRRIDLLYIQLDTLVQSFAGVCTQVVAELCESNGTSNTNNTNNASPSATANYNNSVSGRKTNTGKTIRTIKILLDYIYPCRTLDPRINSLYGMLYYQSVGLLKDGKFTSPPIPPLPPVVSSEADGWLPPSSCNSPIHYDHTYNNYEHGHNKMNQSSTIPIASENSFSDLVRNNNNINGINNTEDETFFSKYVEEEQNKLEKIQNVYNSDSNNITIIPQDLLGFDIKVGMVEIKYAKKNPRIVCVVRYDNETPTNAIQNSKRVTKPKEPNAMTNIGQYMFNIDSNIHLDILPPKTPGNIPSFMIDIHDITGRMLIGTSICSFISEKTLKKDSSWDIYSRMDKTKPDIIGKIYVTVYAYPNNAILPAEIFKNAKRYTFPSYISSASKSKTLLSNGTHKTVVPNDTTVAHAGKLTFQKSVVLSKVIADRDQQELRQQPSLRNGLSNSTGNTNGDINNSNTSSNVKTSFSALKGKKVVFKQYTSKNENKGSTIDNITNVNKAGAELKEKGNLNGANKGRIISKTNNIINKNVSSNNNGNISISSNSDNEKEAQKNKMNIEGTNNTSSVRSLIKNLTKKLETSKVKNTTADINDTPPTTLAQYQKKVQNLVHTKGNNVESVKSNLEKINKSNDENKFNLKNKELIKKSANILKDGTMKIKLPFNGKKELPKIELAKMKIAKTELAKKPFDVGEPNNVESSKSNNANKNMNNSEVVNLNEGLSSNNSKIRPLIKIKIEPKKENLKKIFNKMFIKTPLPTTKEVNKDNINVKNNDSKAVLNDEMKKEKRPALEKESYKSENSIEEKTTIKAKMLSLFKLKPSTKKEAIPEKEAQTGSKQIGIAPKLLKKPIPTADSSPLQTKASEENSTLKSIFEKTNKSTVFIDKNKVNVKLTKKIEIKKEIKKFVPKLKNA comes from the exons atgaagaagaagaaaaagagcATCGATAAAAAAGCATGGAAAGATGCACTAATCAACTTGGAAGAATTAGAAAGAAACAAGTATAGTCTGACAAGGGATACAATAAACGAAAGGCTTCGACCAGAGCCAgaaattattgaaaatattttagaagaattagaaaacaaaataagacattattttaatttatatcaaatagaaaaagagaaaagaacttgttcagaaaaaaacaattactTTTTACAGAAGGAAGTATATAATGCATATGCGtcattagaaaaaaataaaatatatacgaaAAAACTGGAAGACaagttaaataatataaaagaaaatcaaAATTCTTTAATTGACACAGTGCGTCGTATCGATTTGTTGTATATACAACTGGACACGTTAGTTCAGTCCTTTGCTGGTGTGTGTACGCAAGTAGTTGCAGAGTTATGTGAAAGTAATGGTACTAGCAATACTAACAATACTAATAATGCTAGTCCTTCTGCTACTgctaattataataatagtgtAAGTGGTAGAAAAACAAACACAGGGAAGACAATAAGAACGATAAAAATACTACTGGATTATATATACCCATGTAGAACACTTGATCCACGCATTAACTCTCTATATGGAATGTTATACTATCAATCTGTTGGATTGTTAAAAGACGGAAAATTTACAAGTCCTCCTATTCCTCCTTTACCTCCTGTAGTGTCATCTGAAGCGGATGGATGGCTTCCTCCTTCTTCCTGTAATAGTCCTATCCATTATGATCATACTtacaataattatgaacatgGTCATAACAAAATGAATCAAAGTAGTACAATTCCTATTGCATCAGAAAATAGTTTTTCGGATTTGGtcagaaataataataatataaatggtATTAATAACACTGAAGATgaaacttttttttcaaaatatgtcgaagaagaacaaaataaattggaaaaaattcaaaatgtatataatagtGATAGTAATAACATTACTATTATACCTCAAGATTTACTAGGTTTCGATATAAAAGTGGGAATGGTAGAAATTAAATATGCAAAGAAAAATCCTCGAATAGTTTGTGTAGTAAGATATGATAACGAAACACCAACAAATGCAATTCAAAATAGTAAGCGAGTAACAAAACCTAAAGAACCAAATGCCATGACAAATATAGGGCAATATATGTTCAATATTGATAGTAATATTCATTTGGACATTCTACCACCGAAGACTCCAGGTAATATTCCTAGCTTCATGATAGATATTCATGATATAACGGGTAGGATGTTAATAGGTACATCTATATGTTCTTTTATTAGCGAAAagacattaaaaaaagattcTTCATGGGATATATATTCAAGAATGGATAAAACAAAACCAGATATCATtggtaaaatatatgtaactgTGTATGCATATCCTAATAATGCAATTCTACCAgcagaaatatttaaaaatgctaAACGTTATACATTCCCTTCGTATATTTCAAGTGCAAGCAAGTCAAAAACATTACTATCAAATGGTACTCATAAAACGGTTGTACCTAATGATACAACAGTAGCTCATGCAGGGAAATTGACATTTCAAAAAAGTGTTGTGCTCAGTAAGGTCATTGCTGATAGGGATCAACAGGAGCTCAGGCAACAGCCCTCGTTGCGCAATGGTCTCTCTAATTCTACGGGTAATACCAATGGAGATATTAACAACAGTAATACTTCCAGTAATGTGAAGACTAGTTTTTCTGCGTTGAAGGGAAAGAAGGTCGTCTTCAAGCAATATACCTCGaagaatgaaaataaag GATCGACGATAGACAACATTACAAATGTAAACAAGGCAGGTGCTGAGTTAAAGGAAAAGGGAAATTTAAACGGAGCAAATAAAGGACGAATAATCAGCAAGACAAACAacattattaacaaaaacgTCAGTAGTAACAACAATGGCAATATTTCAATCAGTAGTAATAgtgataatgaaaaagaagcgcaaaaaaataaaatgaacataGAAGGTACTAACAATACATCCTCTGTTAGaagtttaataaaaaatttaaccaAAAAACTTGAGACAAGTAAAGTGAAAAATACGACTGCTGATATTAATGATACTCCTCCAACTACTTTAGCACAATACCAgaaaaaagtacaaaattTAGTGCATACAAAGGGGAATAATGTCGAATCAGTAAAAtcaaatttagaaaaaataaataagtcaaatgatgaaaacaaatttaatttaaaaaataaagaattaatCAAAAAGAGTGCTAATATTTTGAAGGATGGAACAATGAAAATTAAACTCCCATTTAACGGAAAAAAGGAGCTCCCAAAAATTGAGCtagcaaaaatgaaaattgcTAAAACGGAACTAGCTAAAAAACCATTTGATGTAGGAGAACCAAACAATGTAGAGAGCAGTAAATCAAATAATGCTAATAAGAACATGAACAACTCGGAAGTAGTCAACCTAAATGAGGGACTTTCAtcaaataatagtaaaataagacctctcataaaaataaaaattgaaccGAAGAAagaaaacttaaaaaaaatatttaacaaaatgtttataaaaacacCTCTACCTACAACGAAAGAGGTAAACAaggataatataaatgttaaaaataatgacaGCAAGGCAGTTTTAAATGacgaaatgaaaaaagagaaaagacCTGCACTTGAAAAAGAATCATACAAATCGGAAAATAGTATTGAAGAGAAAACAACTATTAAAGCCAAGATGTTATCCCTTTTCAAATTAAAGCCATCTACAAAAAAAGAGGCCATCCCTGAGAAAGAAGCTCAAACAGGATCAAAACAGATAGGCATTGCACCCAAACTTTTGAAGAAGCCAATACCTACGGCAGACTCGTCGCCCCTGCAGACAA AAGCCAGCGAAGAGAATAGCACTTTGAAGTCCATTTTCGAAAAAACCAATAAGAGTACCGTGTTCATTGACAAAAATAAGGTGaatgtaaaattaacaaaaaaaatagaaatcaagaaggaaattaaaaaatttgttccAAAGCTTAAAAATgcttaa